One genomic segment of Deltaproteobacteria bacterium includes these proteins:
- the tsf gene encoding translation elongation factor Ts, which yields MSEISAQMVKELRDRTLAGFTDCKKALAECAGDMEKAAEFLRKKGLVTAAKKADRAAASGLVHSYIHAGGKIGVLVEVNCETDFVAKTEEFTNFVHELSMQIAAMAPRWMTPDEVPADAVAKEREIRIAQAKESGKPDAVIEKMVEGGIKKWYTEVCLMEQPYVKENKKDIKGLVTELVAKVGENCKVRRFVRWEVGEGIVIQKKDFAEEIKELAGQQ from the coding sequence ATGAGCGAGATTTCTGCCCAGATGGTCAAGGAGCTGCGTGACCGCACCCTGGCGGGTTTCACCGACTGCAAGAAGGCCCTCGCCGAGTGCGCCGGGGACATGGAGAAGGCGGCCGAGTTCCTGCGCAAGAAGGGCCTCGTGACCGCGGCCAAGAAGGCCGACCGCGCCGCGGCCTCCGGGCTCGTGCACTCGTACATCCACGCCGGCGGCAAGATCGGCGTGCTCGTCGAGGTGAACTGCGAGACCGACTTCGTGGCCAAGACGGAGGAGTTCACGAACTTCGTCCACGAGCTGTCGATGCAGATCGCCGCGATGGCGCCGCGCTGGATGACCCCCGACGAGGTTCCCGCCGACGCGGTGGCGAAGGAGCGGGAGATCCGCATCGCGCAGGCCAAGGAGAGCGGCAAGCCCGATGCGGTGATCGAGAAGATGGTCGAGGGTGGGATCAAGAAGTGGTACACGGAGGTCTGCCTGATGGAGCAGCCCTACGTGAAGGAGAACAAGAAGGACATCAAGGGGCTCGTGACCGAGCTGGTGGCCAAGGTGGGCGAGAACTGCAAGGTTCGGCGCTTCGTGCGCTGGGAGGTGGGCGAGGGGATCGTGATCCAGAAGAAGGACTTCGCCGAGGAGATCAAGGAACTGGCGGGTCAGCAGTGA
- a CDS encoding UMP kinase, which yields MTTPYRRVLLKLSGEALEGGGGLSIDPRVLSGIAQEISAVLKRGSQVAVVIGGGNLFRGMTMAAAGMDRTAADTMGMLATVMNCVAMQDALVREGIRASILSAIPVMQVCDPFTRREAVHRLEDGEVVLLGGGTGNPYFTTDTAAALRALEVGADVLLKATKVDGIYDKDPKKHADAVRFEEISYREVLERRLQVMDLTAVTLCRDNGLPMVVFDMTAEGNIRRVISGEPVGSRVVEQRS from the coding sequence GTGACGACTCCGTACCGGCGCGTCCTGCTCAAGCTGAGCGGAGAGGCCCTCGAAGGGGGCGGCGGCCTCTCCATCGACCCGCGTGTGCTCTCCGGCATCGCGCAGGAGATCAGCGCGGTCCTCAAGCGCGGCAGCCAGGTGGCCGTGGTGATCGGCGGGGGGAACCTCTTCCGCGGCATGACCATGGCGGCGGCGGGGATGGATCGCACGGCGGCCGACACGATGGGTATGCTGGCCACGGTGATGAACTGCGTGGCCATGCAGGACGCCCTGGTGCGCGAGGGGATCCGGGCGTCGATCCTCTCCGCCATTCCGGTGATGCAGGTGTGCGACCCCTTCACCCGGCGCGAGGCGGTGCATCGGCTCGAGGACGGCGAGGTCGTGCTGCTGGGCGGCGGGACGGGGAATCCGTACTTCACGACGGACACGGCGGCGGCCCTGCGCGCGCTCGAGGTCGGGGCGGACGTGCTGCTCAAGGCCACCAAGGTGGACGGCATCTACGACAAGGACCCGAAGAAGCATGCGGACGCGGTGCGCTTCGAGGAGATCTCGTATCGCGAGGTCCTGGAGCGACGGTTGCAGGTGATGGACCTGACGGCCGTGACCCTCTGCCGCGACAACGGCCTGCCGATGGTGGTCTTCGACATGACCGCCGAAGGGAACATCCGGCGCGTGATCTCCGGCGAGCCCGTGGGCAGCCGCGTGGTGGAGCAGCGCAGTTAA
- the frr gene encoding ribosome recycling factor, with protein sequence MVNDILNDLKDNMNGAMEALKRDLAKRRTGRANASLLDGIKVDYYGTPSPINQIASVQVPDPRLITIKPWEKNMVQAIEKAVQQSNLGLNPSSDGEVIRLPIPPLTGERRNQLVKDVKKLGEEAKVGVRNQRRDANEMLKELEKDKEISEDDLRKGMARVQELTDEYVKKVDEIVAGKEKEIMEG encoded by the coding sequence ATGGTCAACGACATCCTCAACGACCTGAAGGACAACATGAACGGCGCCATGGAGGCCCTCAAGCGGGACCTGGCCAAGCGCCGCACCGGGCGCGCCAACGCGTCGCTGCTCGACGGCATCAAGGTCGATTACTACGGCACGCCGTCGCCCATCAACCAGATCGCCTCGGTGCAGGTGCCGGACCCGCGGCTCATCACGATCAAGCCCTGGGAGAAGAACATGGTCCAGGCGATCGAGAAGGCGGTGCAGCAGTCGAACCTCGGGCTGAACCCGTCCTCGGACGGCGAGGTGATCCGGCTGCCCATTCCGCCGCTCACGGGCGAGCGCCGCAACCAGCTGGTGAAGGACGTGAAGAAGCTGGGTGAGGAGGCCAAGGTCGGGGTGCGCAACCAGCGGCGGGACGCGAACGAGATGCTCAAGGAGCTGGAGAAGGACAAGGAGATCTCCGAGGACGACCTGCGCAAGGGGATGGCTCGCGTGCAGGAGCTCACCGACGAGTACGTCAAGAAGGTGGACGAGATCGTCGCGGGCAAGGAGAAGGAGATCATGGAGGGCTAG
- a CDS encoding cytochrome C — MGRASNRHGTLVQYVALTVATVAVGAGGSTAIGGIQGSEHDFSATGWAQGQICVPCHAPHNASTSFRAVPLWNHAVTTATYKVYTSESTIQIPGEPGVLSKACLSCHDGTIALDAYGGATTGSNYLTGPANLGTDLSDDHPVGVLWAHQTTASGAGAPPCSNCHAAHGMGGGMKNPGPVYFYSRRVECPTCHSVHNRANLPRMLVKSNARSALCLHCHGK, encoded by the coding sequence ATGGGAAGAGCCAGCAACCGGCACGGCACGCTCGTCCAGTACGTCGCGCTCACCGTCGCGACCGTGGCTGTCGGGGCCGGCGGCTCGACGGCCATCGGCGGGATTCAGGGCAGCGAGCACGACTTCTCCGCCACCGGCTGGGCCCAGGGACAGATCTGCGTGCCCTGCCATGCCCCCCACAACGCCAGCACCAGCTTCCGGGCGGTTCCGCTCTGGAACCACGCCGTGACGACCGCGACCTACAAGGTCTACACCAGCGAGTCCACCATCCAGATCCCGGGGGAGCCCGGCGTCCTCTCGAAAGCCTGCCTGAGCTGCCACGACGGCACGATCGCGCTCGACGCGTACGGTGGCGCCACCACCGGCTCGAACTACCTCACGGGCCCCGCGAACCTGGGAACGGACCTGAGCGACGATCACCCTGTCGGCGTCCTCTGGGCGCACCAGACCACGGCTTCCGGTGCAGGAGCTCCTCCGTGCTCGAACTGCCATGCGGCTCACGGGATGGGAGGGGGGATGAAGAACCCAGGACCGGTGTACTTCTACAGCCGTCGCGTGGAATGCCCCACCTGCCACAGCGTGCACAACAGGGCCAACCTTCCCCGGATGCTGGTCAAGAGCAACGCCCGCTCCGCCCTCTGCCTGCACTGCCACGGCAAGTAG
- the mtaB gene encoding tRNA (N(6)-L-threonylcarbamoyladenosine(37)-C(2))-methylthiotransferase MtaB gives MDVYLTTLGCRLNEAELERWGSEIATAGHRVVREPAQAQLVVLNSCAVTAEAARKSRKLVRRLHRQNPAAKLVLTGCYATLAPEEAAELAGVDLVLANRDKDRLVEAVADRLDLATMPAQAQAPRETHLYRSSRTRAFVKVQDGCRNRCTFCIVTVARGDERSRPIAEVVADVRALEAQGRKEAVLTGVHLGGYGQELGTDLRALVEALLAETTIPRLRLSSLEPWDLPDDFFSLWREPRLCPHLHLPLQSGSDAVLRRMARHGDAAHYRALVASARAQIPELNLTTDVMVGFPGETDEDFRATLDLLRELRFSHLHIFAYSRRQGTAAARMSDQVPEETKRARSQAAHQLAAELRSALLARAVGQTRPVLWEGEPRELPDGRWGYEGFTDQYLTVRAAVPAGIALENVITPTALVAAEADYLRGEIPDAAHPQGGAP, from the coding sequence ATGGACGTCTACCTCACCACGCTCGGTTGCCGGCTGAACGAGGCCGAGCTCGAACGCTGGGGGAGCGAGATCGCGACGGCCGGCCACCGCGTGGTCCGCGAGCCGGCCCAGGCGCAGCTCGTGGTGCTGAACAGCTGCGCCGTCACCGCCGAGGCGGCGCGGAAATCGCGCAAGCTCGTGCGCCGGCTGCACCGCCAGAACCCCGCGGCGAAGCTCGTGCTCACGGGCTGCTACGCCACGCTGGCCCCCGAGGAGGCGGCCGAGCTCGCCGGCGTGGACCTGGTGCTCGCCAACCGCGACAAGGACCGGCTCGTCGAGGCTGTCGCCGACCGACTGGACCTGGCCACGATGCCCGCGCAGGCGCAGGCCCCGCGCGAGACGCACCTCTACCGCTCGAGCCGTACGCGCGCGTTCGTGAAGGTGCAGGACGGCTGCCGCAACCGCTGCACCTTCTGCATCGTGACCGTGGCTCGGGGCGACGAGCGGAGCCGGCCGATCGCCGAGGTGGTCGCGGACGTGCGCGCGCTCGAGGCCCAGGGGCGCAAGGAGGCGGTGCTCACCGGCGTCCATCTGGGGGGCTACGGGCAGGAGTTGGGCACGGACCTCCGCGCGCTCGTCGAAGCGCTGCTCGCCGAGACGACGATTCCGCGCCTGCGCCTCTCGTCGCTCGAGCCTTGGGATCTCCCCGATGACTTCTTCTCGCTCTGGCGAGAGCCGCGCCTCTGTCCGCACCTGCACCTGCCGCTGCAGAGCGGCTCGGACGCCGTCTTGCGCCGCATGGCGCGGCACGGGGACGCCGCGCATTATCGCGCGCTCGTGGCCAGCGCCCGCGCCCAGATTCCGGAGCTCAACCTGACCACGGACGTGATGGTGGGGTTCCCGGGCGAGACGGACGAGGATTTCCGCGCGACCCTCGACCTGCTCCGCGAGCTGCGCTTCTCGCACCTGCACATCTTCGCCTACTCCCGCCGGCAGGGGACCGCGGCCGCTCGCATGAGCGACCAGGTGCCCGAGGAGACCAAGCGCGCCCGCAGCCAGGCCGCACATCAGCTCGCGGCGGAGCTCCGCTCGGCGCTGCTGGCGCGGGCGGTGGGGCAGACGCGCCCCGTGCTCTGGGAGGGCGAGCCTCGCGAGCTCCCCGACGGGCGGTGGGGCTACGAGGGCTTCACCGATCAGTACCTGACGGTGCGCGCGGCGGTTCCCGCGGGGATAGCGCTCGAGAACGTCATTACGCCGACGGCCCTCGTGGCCGCGGAGGCGGATTATCTGCGGGGCGAAATCCCCGATGCAGCTCACCCTCAAGGAGGAGCACCATGA
- a CDS encoding response regulator yields the protein MDPYRIHVVEDEEVTAAVLRQSLVEVGYEVCGVSTRGEEVLESPLLPQPDLLLMDIQLAGSLDGVDTAVRLYEEQRLPVVFLTSHDDDATLCRARAAHPYGFVHKPFDPERLNIVLEVALARHQAQRELWRGIAHRSEEVPLPGQPHARPAPADARPRPTAILPRAAFLAEGARRLRDDRGAVLTCFDLDDLGAINERLGLSAGDRAIEEFGALLLATRRTTDLVGHVGTDEFAVLLDGAWVRETNDFLRRVRVALRCFARRPDAAFVLSTSVGIVATPRGQPASMETLLLRAYRRMYEDKWSRKVARTTRVEGMRRATGAFRGCP from the coding sequence ATGGACCCGTATCGCATTCATGTCGTCGAGGACGAAGAGGTCACCGCCGCGGTGCTACGACAATCGCTCGTGGAGGTGGGCTACGAGGTATGCGGCGTGAGCACCCGCGGCGAGGAGGTGCTCGAAAGCCCCCTCCTGCCCCAGCCCGACCTCCTGCTCATGGACATCCAGCTAGCCGGGTCTCTCGACGGCGTGGATACAGCCGTCCGGCTCTACGAGGAACAGCGCCTGCCCGTCGTCTTTTTGACCTCGCACGACGACGACGCGACCCTCTGCCGGGCGCGCGCCGCCCACCCTTACGGCTTCGTGCACAAGCCCTTCGACCCCGAGCGCCTGAACATCGTCTTGGAGGTGGCCCTGGCCCGGCACCAGGCCCAGCGCGAGCTCTGGCGGGGCATCGCCCACCGCAGCGAGGAGGTCCCGCTCCCCGGCCAGCCCCACGCGCGACCGGCACCGGCCGACGCGCGCCCGAGGCCCACGGCCATCCTGCCGCGGGCGGCGTTCCTCGCGGAGGGGGCGCGGCGCCTGCGCGACGACCGCGGCGCGGTCCTCACCTGCTTCGACCTGGACGACCTCGGGGCGATCAACGAGCGACTCGGCCTTTCCGCCGGGGACCGCGCGATCGAGGAGTTCGGCGCGCTGCTGCTGGCCACGCGCCGCACGACCGACCTCGTCGGCCACGTCGGGACCGACGAGTTCGCGGTCCTCCTCGACGGCGCCTGGGTCCGCGAGACGAACGACTTCCTGCGGCGCGTGCGGGTCGCGCTGCGCTGCTTCGCGCGGCGACCGGACGCGGCCTTCGTCCTCTCCACGAGCGTGGGAATCGTCGCCACGCCTCGAGGACAGCCGGCCTCGATGGAGACGCTGCTCCTCAGGGCCTACCGGCGGATGTACGAGGACAAGTGGAGCAGGAAGGTGGCGCGAACGACGAGGGTGGAGGGGATGCGGCGCGCGACGGGGGCCTTTAGGGGGTGTCCCTAG
- the larB gene encoding nickel pincer cofactor biosynthesis protein LarB, with translation MSTRRRTLPFLALLALGWLPLHAVTGPAASARTKSAAPSRAPMGNEQVVFCGNKSPERVQRDFAARIANNAVVIGTKATRAQYEALQGSAGLAGLDLQFHELAGVITLQAKKVRSVGRIVVATAGTADIPVAEEAARVAEAMGNKVLRVYDCGVNKPEKVRQNKRAFNACNVVIAVAGMEGGLPNAIAATTNRPVIAVPTSVGYGTGLGGLAALMGMLNACSPGITVVNIDNGFGAAYVADRINKQSAGRGRGAARR, from the coding sequence ATGAGCACGCGAAGAAGGACCCTTCCGTTCCTGGCGCTCCTCGCCCTCGGATGGCTCCCGCTCCACGCGGTCACCGGGCCCGCGGCCTCCGCCCGCACGAAGAGTGCTGCGCCCTCCCGGGCCCCCATGGGGAACGAGCAGGTGGTCTTTTGCGGCAACAAGTCGCCGGAGCGGGTGCAGCGCGATTTCGCCGCTCGGATCGCGAACAACGCGGTGGTGATCGGCACCAAGGCCACGCGGGCCCAGTACGAGGCGCTCCAGGGCAGCGCGGGGCTGGCGGGCCTGGACCTCCAGTTCCACGAGCTGGCGGGGGTGATCACGCTCCAAGCGAAGAAGGTCCGGTCGGTGGGACGGATCGTGGTCGCCACCGCGGGGACCGCGGACATCCCCGTCGCCGAGGAGGCGGCCCGGGTGGCCGAGGCGATGGGCAACAAGGTGCTGCGGGTCTACGACTGCGGCGTGAACAAGCCCGAGAAGGTCCGCCAGAACAAGCGCGCGTTCAACGCCTGCAACGTGGTCATCGCCGTGGCGGGGATGGAAGGGGGCCTGCCGAACGCGATCGCCGCCACCACGAATAGGCCCGTGATCGCAGTACCGACGAGCGTCGGCTACGGCACGGGCCTCGGCGGACTCGCCGCGCTGATGGGAATGCTCAACGCCTGCTCGCCCGGCATCACGGTGGTGAACATCGACAACGGCTTCGGCGCGGCCTACGTCGCCGACCGGATCAACAAGCAGTCGGCCGGGCGAGGGCGAGGAGCGGCGCGCCGGTAG
- a CDS encoding SHOCT domain-containing protein, translated as MQCGRFLKQTQAMAEVGCNRCHEVERSCATCHSNHGTERRLPRDPAVCSKCHMGPDHPQWEMWQTSRHGMLHATLGKGRGATCQDCHLPDGGHDVSRGLTMSATGQLHAKARFVWEREHMLKVCARCHARAFAARELARADQVREQSVALVRQAEQVIREVARRGKLDPMPGRRPPHPQRGHALVLDGQMLYEDTSHLERLFFKMKLFDLAKTVKGAFHQNPAYAHWYGNAELKLTLVDIRAEAARLLARPAAAAPAKGSSGAALTPAETLEDALRELKERADRGELSPDAYRAAKAQLLRRFVGR; from the coding sequence GTGCAATGCGGGCGCTTCCTGAAGCAGACCCAGGCGATGGCCGAGGTGGGCTGCAATCGCTGCCACGAGGTGGAGCGCTCGTGCGCGACCTGCCACTCCAACCATGGTACGGAGCGCCGCCTGCCCAGGGACCCGGCCGTCTGCTCCAAGTGCCATATGGGTCCGGATCACCCGCAGTGGGAGATGTGGCAGACCTCGCGCCACGGGATGCTCCACGCCACCCTCGGCAAGGGCCGCGGAGCTACCTGCCAGGATTGCCACCTGCCGGACGGCGGCCACGACGTCTCCCGGGGCCTCACCATGAGCGCCACCGGCCAGCTCCACGCGAAGGCGCGCTTCGTGTGGGAGCGTGAGCACATGCTGAAGGTCTGTGCGCGCTGCCACGCTCGCGCGTTTGCCGCGCGAGAGCTGGCGCGGGCGGACCAGGTCCGCGAGCAGAGCGTGGCGCTCGTGCGGCAGGCGGAGCAGGTCATCCGCGAGGTGGCGCGGCGCGGAAAGCTGGACCCCATGCCCGGGCGGCGGCCACCGCATCCGCAGCGCGGTCACGCCCTGGTGCTCGACGGCCAGATGCTCTACGAGGACACCTCGCACCTCGAGCGCCTCTTCTTCAAGATGAAGCTCTTCGACCTGGCCAAGACGGTGAAGGGCGCCTTCCATCAGAACCCGGCCTACGCGCACTGGTACGGCAACGCAGAGCTGAAGCTCACGCTGGTGGATATCAGGGCCGAGGCCGCGCGTCTCCTCGCGCGCCCCGCGGCGGCGGCTCCTGCGAAGGGGAGTTCCGGCGCTGCGCTGACCCCGGCGGAGACGCTGGAGGATGCGCTGCGCGAGCTCAAGGAGCGGGCCGACCGGGGCGAGCTGAGCCCCGACGCCTACCGTGCGGCCAAGGCGCAGCTCCTCCGCCGGTTCGTGGGGAGGTAG
- a CDS encoding 3-hydroxyacyl-CoA dehydrogenase family protein, with amino-acid sequence MKIAIIGTGVMGRGWITQCAMAGHDVHCHDANAEILAGALPFCEQLAGKVAKKNKLEDPEVVAKTVAKIHVHKEKAAFVAAAKECDVFFEVVFEDMKLKCGILSEMLPQLPPKVMFWSNTSSLDIDVMAQAGGRPERSIVVHGMNPVPMMSGVEVVPGRLTNAETVESTRRALLEMKKVPFLAPNIPGFWVNRLLIPQMIDAVRLLEAGKITVEDGDAGLNTCLGHPQGTFKLGDFVSTPTMLRVALEMYQASSDPRLYPPLLLMRMVKAGEYGSAVGKGFYDWSDPRNPKPRDLSHYLVGNVDSLLEHVK; translated from the coding sequence ATGAAGATCGCGATCATCGGGACCGGCGTGATGGGCCGGGGCTGGATCACCCAGTGCGCCATGGCCGGGCACGACGTGCACTGCCACGACGCCAACGCCGAGATTCTGGCCGGAGCCTTGCCCTTCTGCGAGCAGCTCGCGGGGAAGGTGGCCAAGAAGAACAAGCTCGAGGACCCCGAGGTGGTGGCCAAGACGGTGGCCAAGATCCACGTGCACAAGGAGAAGGCCGCCTTCGTGGCCGCGGCCAAGGAGTGCGACGTCTTCTTCGAGGTGGTCTTCGAGGACATGAAGCTCAAGTGCGGCATCCTCTCGGAGATGCTGCCGCAGCTCCCGCCGAAGGTGATGTTCTGGTCGAACACGAGCAGCCTCGACATCGACGTGATGGCGCAGGCCGGCGGACGCCCCGAGCGCTCGATCGTCGTGCACGGGATGAACCCGGTGCCGATGATGTCCGGCGTGGAGGTCGTGCCGGGCCGGCTGACCAACGCCGAGACGGTGGAGTCCACGCGGCGCGCCCTGCTCGAGATGAAGAAGGTGCCCTTCCTCGCGCCGAACATCCCGGGCTTTTGGGTCAACCGCCTGCTCATCCCGCAGATGATCGACGCCGTGCGTCTCCTCGAGGCGGGGAAGATCACCGTCGAGGACGGGGACGCCGGGCTCAACACCTGCCTCGGCCACCCGCAGGGGACCTTCAAGCTGGGTGACTTCGTCAGCACGCCGACCATGCTGCGCGTCGCGCTCGAGATGTATCAGGCCTCGAGCGACCCGCGCCTCTATCCGCCGCTGTTGCTGATGCGGATGGTCAAGGCGGGCGAGTACGGGTCGGCCGTGGGCAAGGGCTTCTACGACTGGAGCGATCCGCGCAATCCGAAGCCGCGCGACCTCTCGCACTACCTGGTGGGGAACGTGGACAGCCTGCTCGAGCACGTGAAGTAG
- the rpsB gene encoding 30S ribosomal protein S2, producing the protein MGVEREQARGRRLQTRSAQRQGETMSTAKTMKEALQDEPVMTMRALLEAGVHFGHQTKRWNPKMRPYIYGARNGIHIVDLQKTLPLFISAFNKVVETVANGQPVLFVGTKKQAQEVIREEAARCGMFFVTNRWLGGTLTNWRTVRTSIDTLKSIESKVGDPNNSEKLTKKELLRLDRERIKLERNLGGIKNMSNVPGVVFVVDPKKERIAITEANKLEIPVVAVTDTNCDPDVVDYVIPGNDDAIRAIRLFASRIADACILGQRLGRDRAVAVKDRDVREEARDEPIRVSSGGDGPKVEVVSRRGGARPEPEAAAEPEDEK; encoded by the coding sequence ATGGGAGTCGAGCGGGAGCAAGCCCGAGGGCGGAGGCTGCAGACACGTTCTGCACAACGCCAAGGAGAGACCATGTCGACCGCGAAGACCATGAAGGAGGCTCTGCAAGACGAGCCGGTGATGACGATGCGCGCGCTGCTCGAGGCGGGCGTGCACTTCGGGCACCAGACCAAGCGCTGGAACCCGAAGATGCGTCCCTATATCTACGGAGCCCGCAACGGCATCCACATCGTGGACCTGCAGAAGACCCTGCCGCTCTTCATCAGCGCCTTCAACAAGGTGGTGGAGACGGTGGCCAACGGCCAGCCGGTGCTCTTCGTGGGCACGAAGAAGCAGGCCCAGGAAGTGATCCGCGAGGAAGCGGCCCGCTGCGGCATGTTCTTCGTCACCAACCGCTGGCTCGGCGGCACGCTGACCAACTGGCGCACGGTGCGAACGAGCATCGACACCCTGAAGTCCATCGAGTCCAAGGTCGGCGACCCGAACAACTCGGAGAAGCTCACCAAGAAGGAGCTCCTCAGGCTCGACCGTGAGCGCATCAAGCTCGAGCGCAACCTGGGCGGCATCAAGAACATGTCGAACGTTCCGGGGGTGGTCTTCGTGGTGGACCCCAAGAAGGAGCGCATCGCCATCACCGAGGCCAACAAGCTCGAGATCCCGGTCGTGGCGGTGACCGACACGAACTGCGATCCGGACGTGGTGGACTACGTCATTCCGGGGAACGACGACGCCATCCGGGCGATTCGCCTGTTCGCCTCGCGCATCGCGGACGCGTGCATCCTGGGTCAACGCCTCGGTCGCGACCGGGCCGTGGCGGTGAAGGATCGCGACGTGCGCGAAGAGGCTCGCGACGAGCCGATCCGCGTCTCGTCCGGCGGCGACGGCCCCAAGGTCGAGGTCGTCTCCCGTCGAGGCGGCGCGCGTCCCGAGCCCGAGGCTGCCGCGGAGCCCGAGGACGAGAAGTAA
- a CDS encoding serine/threonine protein kinase yields the protein MAAAPQQFGPYELLERISVGGMAEVFRARMARGERFSKILGIKRILPSLSRDQKFVSMFIEEARLMAHLTHGNIAQVFDFGMIEGAYYLAMEFVDGLDLRAIQERFLRRGERVPVAVAAHIVLGVCEALAYAHGRKDGNGRSLGIVHRDVSPQNVIVSFAGEVKLVDFGIAKVRDRAKETTHGKVRGKCGYMAPEQILGRPVDHRADLFGLGAVLHELLTGKHLFLAANQVTTIQRLLKAPVEKPSAVNPEVPAALDAIALKALARDPSQRYQSAEQVHAELAAYCRSAGGGLISNDLAQWMQRCFPDGRNDDGMSATRPPAPARPASPVARLAAPLPVRGGAASPERPAGATRVGRPQRAASALAASSAPEDGDDEQTFVSGGPTMVESFAHLLARPEVAAAGEERGAPVAPSRLASAEHRILSDEEPTPFAPLDGHGEDWSGLNATDHDDPLGQETGVRTFARVPIAPLAELEELTPATASIEESTPITAPVKATTVPPSLSAPTFARPAPPEPRDAVGASSGVLIQPGANGLVIHTELDEEEGPTVIHQAGFEPPAVPAPGLGRAPSGAVRRLKTGSLPGISDAAPEPVLIPRRRPSERISSGVTALGAGSASRPGSSSLPLLDSGSLPVIGSDSIPTLPEESMGPLVVRDPAPIFKWVGVVVIVLMFAVAGVGAYFLYLRDRPPARATTKPAPPLGAPPSSGR from the coding sequence ATGGCGGCGGCCCCGCAACAGTTCGGCCCCTACGAACTCCTGGAGCGCATCAGCGTGGGCGGGATGGCGGAGGTCTTCCGCGCGCGCATGGCGCGGGGGGAACGCTTCTCGAAGATCCTTGGCATCAAGCGCATCCTGCCGTCGCTGTCGCGCGACCAGAAGTTCGTGAGCATGTTCATCGAGGAGGCGCGCCTCATGGCGCACCTGACCCACGGGAACATCGCCCAGGTGTTCGACTTCGGCATGATCGAGGGCGCGTATTACCTGGCCATGGAGTTCGTGGACGGCCTCGACCTGCGGGCGATCCAGGAGCGCTTTCTGCGCCGGGGGGAGCGTGTCCCGGTGGCCGTGGCCGCGCACATCGTGCTCGGGGTCTGCGAGGCGCTGGCCTACGCGCACGGCCGCAAGGACGGCAACGGGCGGTCCCTCGGGATCGTGCACCGGGACGTCAGCCCGCAGAACGTGATCGTGTCGTTCGCCGGTGAGGTGAAGCTCGTGGACTTCGGCATCGCGAAGGTGCGCGATCGCGCGAAGGAGACGACCCACGGCAAGGTGCGCGGCAAGTGCGGCTACATGGCGCCGGAACAGATCCTCGGGCGGCCGGTGGACCACCGCGCGGACCTCTTCGGCCTCGGGGCGGTGCTGCACGAGCTCTTGACGGGCAAGCACCTCTTCCTGGCCGCAAATCAGGTCACGACGATCCAGCGGCTCCTCAAGGCCCCCGTGGAGAAGCCGTCGGCGGTCAACCCCGAGGTCCCCGCCGCGCTGGACGCCATCGCGCTCAAGGCCCTCGCGCGCGATCCATCGCAGCGCTACCAGAGCGCGGAGCAGGTCCACGCCGAGCTGGCCGCCTACTGTCGGAGCGCTGGCGGTGGGCTGATCTCGAACGACCTCGCCCAGTGGATGCAGCGCTGCTTTCCGGACGGACGCAACGACGATGGCATGTCGGCGACGCGCCCCCCTGCGCCCGCGCGGCCGGCCTCGCCCGTCGCGCGGCTGGCGGCGCCGCTCCCCGTGCGTGGCGGTGCTGCGTCTCCGGAACGGCCCGCGGGTGCCACCCGGGTGGGACGTCCGCAGCGTGCGGCGTCGGCGCTGGCGGCGAGCTCAGCGCCCGAGGATGGGGACGACGAGCAGACCTTCGTCTCGGGGGGGCCGACGATGGTGGAGTCCTTCGCCCACCTGCTCGCGCGGCCGGAGGTCGCGGCGGCCGGCGAGGAGCGGGGCGCCCCGGTAGCTCCGTCGCGGCTGGCGTCCGCGGAGCACCGCATCCTTTCGGACGAGGAGCCGACGCCCTTCGCGCCGCTCGATGGGCACGGGGAGGACTGGTCCGGGTTGAACGCCACCGACCACGACGATCCGCTGGGCCAGGAGACGGGCGTTCGAACCTTTGCGCGCGTCCCCATTGCGCCGCTGGCCGAGCTCGAGGAATTGACGCCGGCCACGGCGTCGATCGAGGAGTCCACGCCCATCACCGCGCCGGTCAAGGCGACGACGGTTCCCCCGTCGCTCTCCGCCCCCACCTTCGCGCGACCCGCCCCGCCCGAGCCGCGCGACGCCGTGGGCGCGAGTAGCGGGGTATTGATCCAGCCGGGGGCGAACGGGCTGGTCATTCACACCGAGCTCGACGAGGAGGAAGGACCCACGGTGATCCACCAGGCGGGCTTCGAGCCGCCGGCCGTGCCGGCCCCGGGACTCGGTCGCGCTCCGTCGGGAGCAGTGCGCCGGCTGAAGACGGGCTCGCTCCCCGGGATCTCCGATGCGGCCCCCGAGCCGGTCCTCATTCCGCGGCGGCGGCCGTCGGAGCGCATCTCGAGCGGCGTGACAGCTCTCGGCGCTGGCTCGGCCTCGCGCCCGGGCTCGAGCTCTCTGCCGCTGCTCGACTCGGGGTCGCTGCCCGTCATCGGCTCGGATTCGATTCCGACGCTCCCCGAGGAGTCGATGGGCCCCCTCGTCGTGCGCGACCCCGCGCCGATCTTCAAGTGGGTGGGCGTCGTGGTGATCGTGCTCATGTTCGCCGTGGCGGGCGTGGGGGCCTACTTCCTCTATCTGCGCGACCGCCCGCCGGCCAGGGCCACGACCAAGCCCGCGCCGCCCCTCGGAGCCCCTCCCTCCTCGGGACGCTGA